From the genome of candidate division TA06 bacterium:
AGTACACAGGAAGAACACTGACGCCGGTCTTGGCAGCGACGTACCCAAGGCCAACCTGCGGCTCTTGCATCACTCCCGTTTTGCTCCTTGTCCCCTCTGGAAATATGACCACTGCATTCCCATTCTTGAGCAGGCCAACTATACGTCTTAGCGCTTCAACGGAAGTCTTGCCTTCTTTTAATGGTATCGCATTGAAATGCGAAATAAGCCACGCGAAAAACTTCGTGCCTCTGAAGAGTCCTGCTTTGGCAAGGAAATGCAGCTCCCGGACGCCAACTCCAATTCCAACTAAAGGAGCGTCCATATTGGACAAGTGGTTGGGGGCTAGTATTAGACCTCCGGTTCTGGGCACAAACTGCCTACCTTCGATCTTCAGCCCAAACACCACTCTGGCTACTAGATAGAGAAGCCAGTAGCCTATTCTCCACTCCGGTCGCAT
Proteins encoded in this window:
- a CDS encoding 1-acyl-sn-glycerol-3-phosphate acyltransferase — protein: MRPEWRIGYWLLYLVARVVFGLKIEGRQFVPRTGGLILAPNHLSNMDAPLVGIGVGVRELHFLAKAGLFRGTKFFAWLISHFNAIPLKEGKTSVEALRRIVGLLKNGNAVVIFPEGTRSKTGVMQEPQVGLGYVAAKTGVSVLPVYLKGTNARLLDLILRRSRFVVRFAQPIDPVTISGKANRKDLYRKISEEVMRSIVMLAER